In one Halorubrum sp. CBA1229 genomic region, the following are encoded:
- a CDS encoding aminoglycoside phosphotransferase family protein, giving the protein MDEAAASGRDETVASALAEAFPGRSVGRLADVGPSWNGANETVGVVFADGGRAFCKVAVDADGTRIARELAVLRYVAAERPVAVPAVLAADPDADAPYLVTGPAPGRELLGVWEELGGESGGDGDAEREALLRRVGRTLATLHAERFETHGDIVGSDAPGELDLDRAPWPDVLLKTVERTREIGTSERLADHYDAVVDCVEANRDRLRGAPAALLHGDVAMPNLFVREGDGPEGVAPIDWELAHVGDPARDLVRAEDQLLNGFDERGPERYAAALYAGYRERAGGLPEGFAARRPIYEVVRMLGRSGFIDQWTTYLDEPLAALVDRAEAEMAARLEAV; this is encoded by the coding sequence ATGGACGAGGCCGCGGCGTCCGGACGTGACGAGACCGTGGCGTCCGCCCTCGCCGAGGCGTTCCCGGGGCGGAGCGTCGGCCGGCTCGCCGACGTGGGACCGTCGTGGAACGGCGCCAACGAGACCGTCGGCGTCGTCTTCGCCGACGGCGGCCGGGCGTTCTGTAAGGTGGCGGTCGACGCCGACGGCACCCGGATCGCCCGCGAGCTGGCGGTGCTGCGGTACGTGGCGGCCGAGCGACCCGTCGCCGTCCCGGCGGTGCTCGCCGCCGACCCCGACGCCGACGCGCCGTATCTCGTCACGGGACCCGCTCCCGGCCGCGAGCTCCTCGGCGTGTGGGAGGAGCTCGGCGGTGAGTCGGGCGGAGACGGGGACGCCGAACGGGAGGCGCTCCTCCGCCGCGTCGGCAGGACGCTCGCGACCCTCCACGCCGAGCGGTTCGAGACGCACGGCGACATCGTCGGGAGCGACGCGCCAGGTGAGCTCGACCTCGACCGCGCGCCGTGGCCCGACGTGCTCTTGAAAACCGTCGAGCGCACCCGCGAGATCGGCACCTCCGAGCGGCTCGCCGACCACTACGACGCCGTCGTCGACTGCGTGGAGGCGAACCGCGACCGCCTCCGCGGCGCCCCCGCCGCGCTCCTCCACGGCGACGTCGCGATGCCGAACCTGTTCGTCCGCGAGGGAGACGGACCGGAGGGTGTGGCCCCGATCGACTGGGAGCTCGCCCACGTCGGCGACCCCGCCCGCGACCTCGTCCGGGCGGAGGACCAGCTCCTCAACGGGTTCGACGAGCGCGGCCCGGAGCGGTACGCGGCGGCGCTGTACGCGGGGTACCGCGAGCGCGCCGGCGGGCTCCCGGAGGGGTTCGCGGCCCGCCGTCCGATATACGAGGTCGTCCGGATGCTCGGCCGCTCGGGGTTTATCGACCAGTGGACGACCTACCTCGACGAGCCGCTGGCCGCCCTCGTCGACAGGGCGGAGGCGGAGATGGCGGCGCGGTTGGAGGCGGTCTGA